The following coding sequences are from one Dermacentor andersoni chromosome 5, qqDerAnde1_hic_scaffold, whole genome shotgun sequence window:
- the LOC129388134 gene encoding uncharacterized protein has protein sequence MFSIEDFKKLHDSGGQWSCDLELVPPVTDNLIDSHFGESHQQLHKSCMFKEERYIRRIEYLMRGQPTGTELVLRSICLCSMKAGHYKQVVTLGKGGAGAVVQAYCDCVAGQSQRCQHIAALLFAIRSIQRPSCTSVPCRWMAPTQGQNHLLTKPLADITFKKHVINKMVPVKAKRQLPPHLRTAGQSGLLKFRSAIATHAPELVWNRYTERPAPVRNVSPINDTEDMNSQKCLTLIDEYFKEQVSLTATERADICAKTVGQNKNPAWFTERTGKLTASKFRRILHCLKPQGLVKEILYPRKEIMKNGDPRL, from the exons ATGTTTTCTATTGAAGACTTCAAGAAACTTCACGACTCCGGCGGTCAGTGGAGCTGCGATTTGGAGTTGGTGCCGCCAGTGACTGACAACCTGATCGACAGCCATTTCGGCGAGTCGCACCAGCAGCTGCATAAAAGCTGTATGTTCAAAGAGGAAAGGTACATTCGCCGGATCGAGTATCTGATGCGCGGACAACCAACAGGGACCGAACTTGTGTTGCGCAGCATATGTTTGTGCTCGATGAAAGCTGGCCACTACAAGCAAGTCGTAACGCTTGGTAAAGGCGGAGCAGGGGCCGTCGTCCAAGCATACTGCGATTGCGTTGCTGG TCAAAGCCAAAGGTGCCAACATATAGCTGCATTGCTGTTTGCCATTCGAAGTATCCAGAGGCCGTCTTGTACGAGTGTCCCGTGCAGATGGATGGCACCAACACAAG GACAAAACCATTTGCTGACCAAACCCTTGGCGGACATCACCTTTAAGAAACATGTGATTAACAAGATGGTGCCCGTTAAGGCTAAGCGACAACTTCCTCCTCATTTGAGAACAGCTGGACAATCTGGGCTGTTGAAGTTTAGGAGTGCGATTGCCACACATGCACCTGAGCTGGTGTGGAACCGTTACACAGAGAGGCCAGCACCAGTGAGAAATGTGAGCCCCATCAACGACACAGAGGACATGAATTCGCAGAAGTGCCTCACATTGATCGATGAATATTTCAAGGAGCAGGTGTCGCTCACAGCTACCGAGAGGGCGGATATCTGTGCAAAGACCGTAGGCCAGAATAAGAACCCTGCATGGTTCACAGAAAGAACCGGAAAGCTAACTGCTTCAAAGTTCCGCAGGATACTGCACTGCCTGAAGCCACAAGGGCTTGTTAAAGAAATACTTTACCCTCgcaaggaaataatgaagaatGGTGACCCCAGGCTCTAG
- the LOC140218616 gene encoding uncharacterized protein has protein sequence MPHPYYVPSVFEHTPMRCPGSIARFDRMKKQQASRLANASGQASSGATTSAVGQRTPPSIAAGQNRTPQDCQPVAGASTPPLGQGTSLSRAASAMSLGSTTCEDSAALHSVPAEHEKSCQANNFSLERIMLLESQLSAERKKVQKLEVQLKAAEEQTIQWKAHYYELKATTLCLDNMQGTEHMLYYTRSPSVQVFYDMLNLVLNNNPRFAIDIKSRSLSAAEQMYAVLVRLRTGMATREIARNFLMSMPSFSRRFSEWVLILQKVLTEITSFPTLPEVQQHMSPHFRRYANTRIILDTTEIRIQKPSSLTAQRRTFSHYKFANTMKCVVGATPDCYVSFVSPLYGGITSDRDIVQQSGVLDLFESGDGIMVDKGFKVDDLLPRGVVLHMPPFRIPREAQMSAEDVEATKHAASARVHIERVIIRIKEFHLLDRPLPIDMLGIADANFTCAFLSNFRRPLINNGKEVETDTM, from the exons ATGCCCCACCCGTACTACGTACCATCGGTTTTCGAGCACACGCCAATGAGATGCCCTGGGTCAATCGCTCGCTTTGACAGAATGAAGAAACAGCAAG CTTCAAGACTGGCAAATGCAAGTGGCCAAGCAAGCAGCGGTGCAACCACATCAGCTGTTGGACAGAGGACCCCACCGAGTATAGCAGCAGGCCAAAATAGGACACCACAGGATTGCCAACCAGTTGCCGGGGCATCTACTCCACCTCTTGGTCAAGGAACATCATTAAGCAGAGCAGCAAGTGCAATGTCATTAGGCTCTACGACCTGTGAAGATAGTGCGGCATTGCATAGTGTACCAGCTGAACACGAAAAGAGCTGTCAGGCGAATAATTTCTCTCTAGAGCGTATTATGCTGCTTGAAAGCCAATtaagtgcagaaagaaagaaggtgcAAAAGCTAGAAGTACAGCTAAAAGCTGCCGAGGAACAAACAATACAGTGGAAAGCACATTACTATGAGCTGAAGGCTACAACACTGTGCCTCGATAACATGCAAGGTACTGAGCATATGTTATATTACACAAGATCGCCTTCTGTGCAAGTGTTTTACGATATGCTAAATTTAGTTTTGAACAATAACCCTCGGTTTGCAATAGACATAAAGAGCAGGTCACTCAGTGCTGCCGAGCAGATGTATGCAGTACTGGTTCGCTTAAGGACAGGTATGGCCACACGAGAGATTGCTCGCAATTTTTTAATGTCAATGCCATCATTCAGTCGTAGATTTTCCGAATGGGTACTTATATTACAGAAGGTTCTCACTGAAATAACTAGCTTCCCCACACTTCCTGAAGTACAACAGCACATGTCACCTCATTTTAGACGGTACGCAAACACACGTATAATACTTGACACAACAGAAATCCGTATACAAAAGCCCTCAAGCTTAACTGCCCAGAGACGAACTTTCTCCCACTACAAGTTCGCAAACACAATGAAATGTGTTGTAGGCGCAACACCTGACTGCTATGTTAGCTTTGTGTCGCCATTATATGGGGGAATTACCAGTGACAGAGATATTGTGCAACAGTCTGGAGTACTTGATCTATTCGAATCGGGAGATGGCATCATGGTTGACAAGGGATTCAAGGTAGATGACCTTCTGCCACGTGGTGTTGTCCTTCATATGCCTCCATTTCGTATTCCTAGAGAAGCGCAGATGAGTGCTGAGGATGTTGAAGCCACAAAGCATGCTGCAAGTGCACGGGTGCACATTGAAAGGGTCATAATAAGAATCAAGGAGTTCCATTTATTGGACAGACCCTTACCTATAGACATGTTAGGCATAGCAGACGCAAATTTCACATGTGCATTTCTCTCAAACTTTAGGCGACCACTAATAAATAATGGGAAGGAAGTGGAGACAGACACCATGTAA